The following coding sequences lie in one Thermoanaerobacterales bacterium genomic window:
- the mnmE gene encoding tRNA uridine-5-carboxymethylaminomethyl(34) synthesis GTPase MnmE yields the protein MTQDTVAAVATGLAEAAIGIVRLSGPEALEIVDRIFVPRHRRDWRAGPGYRMVYGKIVDPGNGRRVDEVLVAVMRAPRSYTREDVVEIHAHGGPVPLRRILQLVLLQGARLAEPGEFTKRAFLNGRLDLAQAEAVIDVIRAQTEDGLEIALEQLAGGLSRQVNELREKALEVLASVEASIDFPEDDLPPAGLEELPAAVREIAGTCRRLAAEGEIGRIYRDGLRTVILGKPNVGKSSLLNALLGEQRAIVTAVPGTTRDTIEEAVNLRGIPLRLVDTAGLRHTTDEVERIGVERARAQASRAELTVVMLDASTGIGDEDRAIMELVRGRRCIAVINKTDLVPDGITPEEVEAVLGPVPVVRMSVTEGRGIGELAAKIEELVLGGRVRAGERPLVSNARHRAALARAAEYLESAAVVMDGGGPLELAADDLRAAVEALGEITGAGLGEEVLDRIFERFCVGK from the coding sequence GTGACGCAGGATACCGTCGCGGCGGTGGCCACCGGGCTGGCCGAGGCGGCCATCGGCATCGTAAGGCTGAGCGGCCCGGAGGCCCTGGAAATTGTCGACCGGATTTTCGTTCCCCGGCACCGGCGTGACTGGCGCGCCGGGCCGGGGTATCGTATGGTTTACGGGAAAATCGTCGATCCCGGGAACGGGAGGCGGGTCGACGAGGTGCTGGTGGCGGTCATGCGTGCGCCCAGGAGCTACACCCGGGAGGACGTGGTCGAAATCCACGCCCATGGGGGCCCGGTGCCCCTGCGGCGGATCCTGCAGCTGGTCCTCCTGCAAGGAGCCAGACTCGCCGAGCCCGGCGAGTTTACGAAACGGGCTTTTCTCAACGGGCGCCTCGACCTGGCGCAGGCCGAAGCGGTGATCGACGTCATCCGCGCGCAGACCGAGGACGGGCTGGAGATCGCCCTGGAGCAGCTGGCGGGCGGCCTGTCGCGGCAGGTCAATGAGTTAAGGGAAAAGGCGCTGGAGGTGCTGGCTTCGGTGGAGGCCAGCATTGATTTTCCGGAGGACGACCTGCCCCCGGCAGGGTTGGAGGAGTTGCCGGCGGCGGTGCGGGAGATCGCCGGGACCTGCCGGCGCCTGGCCGCCGAGGGGGAGATCGGCCGGATCTACCGGGACGGGCTGCGCACGGTCATCCTCGGGAAGCCGAACGTCGGCAAGTCCTCTCTCCTCAACGCCCTGCTGGGGGAACAGCGGGCGATCGTCACCGCGGTGCCGGGGACGACGCGGGACACGATTGAAGAGGCCGTCAACCTGCGGGGCATCCCCCTGCGGCTGGTGGATACGGCCGGCCTGCGGCATACCACCGATGAGGTGGAGAGGATCGGGGTGGAAAGGGCCCGTGCGCAGGCCTCCCGCGCCGAACTGACGGTGGTGATGCTCGACGCCTCTACCGGCATAGGGGACGAGGACCGGGCGATCATGGAGTTGGTGCGGGGCCGGCGCTGTATCGCCGTTATTAATAAGACCGACCTGGTACCGGATGGGATTACACCCGAAGAGGTGGAAGCGGTCCTCGGGCCGGTACCGGTGGTGCGGATGTCGGTCACCGAAGGGCGGGGCATCGGGGAACTGGCGGCGAAGATCGAGGAGCTGGTCCTGGGCGGGCGGGTCAGGGCCGGGGAGCGCCCGCTCGTGAGCAACGCCCGGCACCGCGCGGCACTCGCCCGCGCGGCGGAATACCTGGAGAGCGCGGCCGTCGTGATGGACGGCGGCGGGCCGCTGGAGCTGGCGGCCGATGACCTGCGGGCGGCGGTCGAAGCGCTCGGGGAGATCACCGGGGCCGGCCTGGGCGAGGAGGTGCTGGACCGCATCTTCGAGCGGTTCTGCGTCGGGAAGTGA
- the jag gene encoding RNA-binding cell elongation regulator Jag/EloR has product MPRSLESSGKSVEEAVEAGLRELGVSREQVETEVLEEPTKGLFGLLGSRPARVRLTVKEGIADQARGLVEKITRAMGVEPEVTVQEEEEHLFINLEGKSLGILIGRRGETLNALQYIVSLTLNKERGEQRKKVFLDVEGYRKKREETLQKLAMRLADKAKRRGRSVVLEPMSPQERRIIHTTLRGRDDIYTFSEGEEPFRKIIIAPRR; this is encoded by the coding sequence TGAGGCGGGCCTGCGGGAACTGGGTGTGAGCCGCGAACAGGTCGAGACCGAGGTTCTCGAAGAGCCGACGAAGGGCTTGTTCGGCCTCTTGGGAAGCCGCCCGGCGCGGGTGCGTCTCACCGTTAAGGAAGGGATCGCCGACCAGGCGCGGGGCCTGGTGGAGAAAATCACCCGGGCGATGGGTGTCGAGCCCGAGGTAACGGTGCAGGAGGAAGAGGAACACCTTTTCATCAATCTCGAGGGAAAGAGCCTCGGGATACTCATCGGACGCCGGGGGGAGACCCTCAACGCGCTGCAGTACATCGTCAGCCTGACCCTGAACAAGGAGCGGGGCGAGCAACGCAAGAAGGTCTTCCTTGACGTAGAGGGGTACCGCAAGAAGCGGGAAGAGACCCTGCAGAAGCTGGCCATGCGGCTGGCGGACAAGGCTAAGAGGCGCGGCCGCAGCGTGGTCCTGGAACCGATGAGCCCGCAGGAACGGCGGATTATTCACACCACATTGCGGGGGCGGGACGACATCTACACCTTCAGCGAGGGGGAGGAACCCTTCCGTAAGATCATTATCGCCCCGCGGAGGTAG